TGGTTTTTTCCACCTGCAGCACCAGTTTGCCTACCGCTTCTTCGTTCGGTACGAGATGGCCCTGCGACTGATAGACAAATACCTTATGCTTCAGATTGCTGGCAGTTAAGAGTTCAGCCACTTTTTTACCGGCTACTTCAAAGGTATGTGAGTCAGCTACAACCAAAGCGTTTTTGCAGCCCATTTCAGCCAGTACGCCGGGGAGCTTATTAATGGCTCCGTTTTCCACAATAATCTTGTCAATGTTAACACTATGGGGTTTACCGCATTGGCATTCCAGAGTGCTTCCCAAAAATTCATTGATTTCCATTTTACCCACATTTTCTAATGTCAAACCCATGAACATCACATCCTAACTTAATATTTGTAGTTTTACGCAAACCAGCCTACAAAGCTTTGGTAAAACCAAAACCTATAATCTCAATAAAAAGTGCTAACATAATATAGCGATTTAGTACTTTTACATTTGCAAACATTCTTTTATTGGTTATTTTATTTTTTTATTTTCTTATTGTATGTTATCACTTTTTATTGTATATTATCACTTTTTATTTTATATGATCACGATATTATTTTCAAGTAACCTAGGATATTTTTTTATAGTTTCCTCATCACCCTTACTAAACATACCTTGTTCAAAGTGCTTCGTGAGAAAACAACAATAAGGGTTTTCGCAAAAACCCTTATTGTAGAACAAACTCCTATATACACTTCTCTTAAAATATCCCTAATATACCGATAATCGCACCAAATCCGATCAGTAATCCACTAAATTTAATTAGCGATACCCCTTGTCTAACCTTGCATAACACAACCAGCATCAATACCAGCCGAATGAGGCCAGGCATTAACTTCTTCATCAAATCGGCTTGCAGGTTAAACTCTTACCCGAAATTAAAATCTGCTGCCTCTTGCTGTCCGGCAGGCAACCCCTATCACCCAGGCGTTCCGTTTTAAATCTTACTCCACAATAAAACTTTCCGAGGCAAAGTTGCTGTAATACCGGCCTGCTTCCGCTACAAATCTCAGGACACAATAATCAGGATCGGTGACGCCCAACGGATAATACAGCGTATCTCCTTCACGCCAGATCATTGCTTTGACAGCCGCGTCTTCCAGCACTTCCATCTTCCCTTTTAGCATGACGCCGCGAAAAAAACGCCTGTCGCAAAAATACAGGCTGGCTTTTGAATTTTCCCTGTATTGTCGTACCCGTAAGGACGAGGTATTGGTCGTTAAATAGAACTCCCTGATTCCAATCCGCTGGCGGGGTGCCAGCATGGCTTTCATATTGGGAAATCCTTCTTCATCTACCGATCCGATAAAGGCAATACTTTGCTTATCAATCAAATTACCAATCGTTTTTTCCACGTCGCGCACCGTAACCACTCCCACAATATATTGTTACCTTCATTATAGCGTTGTGGACAAGAGTGGTATATTACCCACTTTTTCGTGGGGTAAGCTGCCACATATCCATTCAATATTGACCCGTCCCAGCATAGCGATACAGTAAACATAGAATTTGATACTCAGACTATCGTCAAGCTTTCGGCTCAAAATATTCATAGCAATCTTATTCGAGTCCTCGTAAATCCTCCTGCCTACTTCCACACTATCGCTACATACTCCTGTCTTCCCAAGGCGCACAAAGACAGACAAAAAGTTTGTCAAACTGACAAAATCAGTCATTATTTAACTTATTCTTATTGACTGCAGGGAGTTTATGAATTAAGATTATTTTAAGGTTAAATTTTCCGATATTGCCCTGCATTACCAATATCACCTAACTCTTCATGCATACAACGATGTATCAGCCAAAGCGTTTCGCTTCATTGGATTTGGCTGATTTTTTGTTATATAAGAACCGATCAATTCGTCCGGCCAAACACGCTCTTGGTCTGCTTACCGGCGGTTTACTATAGCAAGGTAATCTATAGGCCAAAATTTATCACTTCAATTCTAGGATTTTAAGAGCTGCCTCGCAGCGGCTCCGGTCTTTTCGCACAAGGGATATGAAGCGCTTTATGATTTTATATTCATCATCAAAGGCTCGTATCATGTGTATGCCACGCTGCTTGCTTTCTCCGGGCATGAGCTTCGGCCTGCCGCTTCCTTTGCGATGGCCGCCATTGTTTTTCCGTCCGTCAACCTTCTCCAAATTATCGCCTCCCGAAAACGCTTTACGGTATATTATATCATAAAATGTTCTCAAGTCCACCGTAATCATACCATTCAGCCGTCGAGAGCATTAAAATTCTTGCCACCGTCGTAAAGCTCGTATTCCTTGACCTCCTGATCTGTCAGGTCGCGGTCATAATCGACGTGCCCATAGTATGTGATCCCATTCGGGAGTTCCCCGGGATCGTCGCTGAAAGAGAAAAAGCCTTTAGGCTGCGTCCCAATAGATACGGGGCGCTGCGTCAGATAGTATCGGTGCAACATCAAATCTCCTCCATTTCTGCCAGCTGCTTCTTCACCTGTCCGGCAGCGTAAATCCCGTTCCCAGTCGCCTGCCGCACCCACGCTTTACGTGACGGCGACCACTTGAAAGAGTGTCGCTTCAAAATCCCAATCACCGCTGGCTCTGGCTTGCCGTCAAACAGGAACTGGCAGCGATTGTCGTAAATGCTATATGTGTATAAGTCTGTCTCCTCGTCAGGCGTTTCCTGAACCTCCTGAAGCTTTTTTAGATTCTCGATACGCTTCTTCACGTTGCTGATGTTCGCATTGTTATTTGACAGCTGATAAGGCGCATATCCAATACGACCAAAGCAGCTCGGCGTTCTCAAGCCTTCGATTTCTTTGTCAGTGTAGCCCTGCTCCCGGAGCTGTGCATCGCCTTTTTCAGTGTCCTTCAATCGGATTGAGCGGTTGGCCGCTTTCATATTGCTCTGCAGTGTCTCGAGCTTTTCCAGCTTTTCTTCCAGCTTCTTGATCGCGTCGGGATCGTCGGCGCTGATTCCGCCCCGTCCGGTAGCCTCCGCTTTTTCTTCGTAGTAGTCGGCCTTCTTTCCAGCCTCGTAAGCCTTTTCACCGGTCTTGAAAATCCTGTCACGATAGGCCCGGTCGGCGCGCTCTGAATGATGGCCAACCAATATCGGCTGACCAAACGGGATTCGGCTTGCCATCTTGCGTGATTCATCCCAGCGGGCGCTGCTCTCGGCCCTAGCTGCTGCCGCCTTCTTTTCATAGTATTCCTTACGGGCCTCCACCTTTTCCTCATAAGCATTCATATTATCTTCCTCCTTAAATTTTGCGTGCCTGCCGGGCTTGTGACCGGCTCGCCGCATTAACGGCCCCGAAAAGCCGCCACTCTGCGATAAGCGTTCACTCCTCAATCTTGAACGTAACTTCATGTCCGATATTCTCTTTCACGAGAACCTTCTTCATGTCTGCCACCATCATGTTGTTGTCCAGCGCCGCCTGAATTACCTCCACCAATTTCTTACCGTCCAAGTACGCCCACAAAACTCTCTTTTTCATCCTCATTTCAATCATCCTTTCTTGTTCCCTTTTCTTGTTCTCTTTCGATAAATCAATTATAGCTCGCATTCAATTATTTGTAAAGTGTTTAATCAATAAATATAATAATTATTTTTAGTGTTATACAGGCATTATAAAAGAGACATAGCGTATTTAATGTATTTGAAATAATAATTTACACAAATAAAAATAGCCGAGGCATAAAGCCCCGGCTATCCGCAGTAATTCGTACTACCACTAAAATGGTTCACCACTCAACCACATTGTAAAGAATCGTTACTCCGTCTGGGCGGCAGCCGTCGAAGTGTACCAAACCTTCGGCACGCCCTTGCTCGTAGCCAATCGTTGGATATGCTCTGCCGTCAACCGCTGTTACTCCGGCCTTTATTCGGTGATCTTTGCGCAGGTTGATTTTGTATACGTCAACTTTTTGTTGGTCTGCCGGAAGCGCCTGCCCGGTCTCGTCCTGCGTTATCGGCGTTACAACTGTCCTGTCAGTCTGTTCAATCGCTGCTGCCGGAAGCGTCGTGTCTCCGGCAGTGATCCGCTGTTGCACATCATCCGCCGCTGCCTGCACTGTCGGGGCTGTTACGTGGAACGTGATGCTTGGCTTAACCGTGCTACCTGCTGCTTGAATCTGACCAATCTTGTCAGCAAGCATCGTAGCGTTATCGGTGCTGATCTGTAGCTTGTCCTGCAATCCTTTGATACTCTGCTCCTGCTCCTGTGTCACCTGCTGGGCTTCGTGCAGTATCTCCTGCTGCCGCTGCTGCCAACGGAAAAACCATAATGCCCCGCCGATAACAAGCAGGGTAACAATGAGTAGCGTCAGCAATTTCTTCCAATTCTTTTCTATGTATTCCATTTCATCCTCCCTCATCATACAGAAAAAATCCCCAGCGCCTCAAAAGAAGCACCGGGGATTCATCATAAAACAATCAAGCCGTAACCTGCTCCGGCGTTGTAGCGGCTGCGTCCTGCGTATCAGCAGGAATGGCCGCCGTTTCTTTTTCTGCCATCTTATCAATCAGCTTTTCAGATACCCAGAAAGCGATGCTGATTACGCCCGGAATGAATACGCCATCGCGGAACTTAACCCAGCCGGATTCTGCTGCTGCGTCCTCTTTCAGCTTCGCCGTGAATGGGTCAGCTACTTCTTTCAATGCTGGCAGAACAACATCACGAATACCCGTGATGATTGCGTCCTTCACATCACCGCTCAAGAGTTCCTCCGCTGCTGCCTGTACCTGATTTTTAAATTCTTCCATAGTCATTTGAAATTCCTCCATTTCATTTTCTCAATTAACATTTTACAAACAAGTCAAATCCCAATTTCACATTTTAGATTCTCACTTATTATCTTCCTGCTGCCTGTACCAATTTGCTTTCCCGCGGATGATGTCGCCGCCCCGGCTGCCGTCGGTCGCGTCCGGGTTGTAGGACGGGCTTTCGTCGGTGCCGAGATACTCAAGGTCTCCCCGCGTGTCTCCGTCGCCGTAACTGTCATTCCACCAAGCATAGGGATTGTGGTAGCCGGTCTCGCCGTCCTCATTGTTCGCGGCTTCGCCGTGCGTCAAAACGCATTCCTTGCTGATCGTCAGCCACAAGCCATCTGCCAAGGCACAAACAACCTGTGCCATAGCCTCAATCTGTGCAGCCGTCGGCGGTTCGTTGCCAAGGGACTGTGATCCCGAACCTACCCCGCAAGCCAAGGCAACGCCAATAGCTCCGGTGTTACGCTTCCACGTATGGTTCTTGACTTCGCTCAAATCGTCGGTACTAACATAGATGCTGCCGTCAGCGTCGATATTGACGTGATAATCAGAAAAAAACTGGCCGTAATGACCGGCGCTCCAATGCAGATAAATCTTTGGCACGCGGTCGTATGATCCGGCTGCGTCCCAAATAGACTGCCGGGCCTGCTCTGCCATAGATTTTAATTCTGCAATCGTAACTTTCCTCATTCGGATTCCCCCTCCTTAGTCTTTCGCTTTTCGGGCAGGTGCTTCCCACCCATATAGCCGACTAAGCCGCTTCCCAGTGACATAGCCAACTCGTTCATCCCAAGAAATATAGCAGATACTAGGGCTATCACAAGCCCCAATCCTACTATCATCTCCGTATTGATTATTCTCTCCAACATAATCACCTCAACAAAGCCACGCCAGCGCTAATGATGGCAGATACAATCGTAGCCATAATAGCTGCCTTCTGCATCGCTCGCCTATCACGCTCTTTCTCTCGCTCGTCTATGCTATCAAGACGGTGGGTATTACTTTTTGAGCGGCTGTCTACAGCAGCCAACCGCTCGCCGAACTGGCGAATGTAGTCGATGGACTGTTGGATATACTGGATCTGCGTCTCAATCTTTGATAGCCTCTCTGAAAGAGAAACGCGAAATTCTTGATCGTCCATCGTGCTTCCTCCCCGCATCAGATGTATCTGTAGTAATCGCTGTAGTGCTGCCCGTAGTTGTCTGCCAGCTTGTCTCCCATGAAGTCCTGCACGTCTGTACGGTACTTCTCCGGCAC
This region of Propionispora hippei DSM 15287 genomic DNA includes:
- a CDS encoding prevent-host-death protein is translated as MTMEEFKNQVQAAAEELLSGDVKDAIITGIRDVVLPALKEVADPFTAKLKEDAAAESGWVKFRDGVFIPGVISIAFWVSEKLIDKMAEKETAAIPADTQDAAATTPEQVTA
- a CDS encoding DUF3560 domain-containing protein; protein product: MNAYEEKVEARKEYYEKKAAAARAESSARWDESRKMASRIPFGQPILVGHHSERADRAYRDRIFKTGEKAYEAGKKADYYEEKAEATGRGGISADDPDAIKKLEEKLEKLETLQSNMKAANRSIRLKDTEKGDAQLREQGYTDKEIEGLRTPSCFGRIGYAPYQLSNNNANISNVKKRIENLKKLQEVQETPDEETDLYTYSIYDNRCQFLFDGKPEPAVIGILKRHSFKWSPSRKAWVRQATGNGIYAAGQVKKQLAEMEEI
- a CDS encoding glycoprotease, translating into MEYIEKNWKKLLTLLIVTLLVIGGALWFFRWQQRQQEILHEAQQVTQEQEQSIKGLQDKLQISTDNATMLADKIGQIQAAGSTVKPSITFHVTAPTVQAAADDVQQRITAGDTTLPAAAIEQTDRTVVTPITQDETGQALPADQQKVDVYKINLRKDHRIKAGVTAVDGRAYPTIGYEQGRAEGLVHFDGCRPDGVTILYNVVEW
- a CDS encoding pyridoxamine 5'-phosphate oxidase family protein, which codes for MRDVEKTIGNLIDKQSIAFIGSVDEEGFPNMKAMLAPRQRIGIREFYLTTNTSSLRVRQYRENSKASLYFCDRRFFRGVMLKGKMEVLEDAAVKAMIWREGDTLYYPLGVTDPDYCVLRFVAEAGRYYSNFASESFIVE
- a CDS encoding defense against restriction DarA-related protein, with translation MLHRYYLTQRPVSIGTQPKGFFSFSDDPGELPNGITYYGHVDYDRDLTDQEVKEYELYDGGKNFNALDG
- a CDS encoding peptidoglycan recognition protein family protein encodes the protein MRKVTIAELKSMAEQARQSIWDAAGSYDRVPKIYLHWSAGHYGQFFSDYHVNIDADGSIYVSTDDLSEVKNHTWKRNTGAIGVALACGVGSGSQSLGNEPPTAAQIEAMAQVVCALADGLWLTISKECVLTHGEAANNEDGETGYHNPYAWWNDSYGDGDTRGDLEYLGTDESPSYNPDATDGSRGGDIIRGKANWYRQQEDNK